The DNA segment TTTCGCAATTTCAAACAGGCACTGGCATTTACCAACCGGGTTGGCGCCATTGCCGAAGAAGTGGGGCACCACCCGGCGCTGTTGACCGAGTGGGGCAAAGTGACCGTGACCTGGTGGAGCCACGAAGCTAAGGGCCTGCACAAGAATGATTTTATTATGGCCGCACGCACGGATCAGCAAGTGGACGCGGAATAGGTAAAGCCCTCAGCTATCAATGCAGTAGTGAAATGATCTTCCTGC comes from the Microbulbifer sp. MI-G genome and includes:
- a CDS encoding 4a-hydroxytetrahydrobiopterin dehydratase; translation: MTELAQQQCEACRADAPLVSDDELPGLLRQIPDWSPITRDGILQLERVFKFRNFKQALAFTNRVGAIAEEVGHHPALLTEWGKVTVTWWSHEAKGLHKNDFIMAARTDQQVDAE